A single Desulfonatronum sp. SC1 DNA region contains:
- a CDS encoding ATP-binding protein, whose amino-acid sequence MNPGQRILVVEDDAILALTLETMLDKLGYTALRPVARGEDAVAAATTEQPDLMLMDIRLAGEMDGVTAARRIRSFSEIPVVFLSSHSEDALLRQAKASNPYGYLVKPVSERELAACLEMALHRHAMDMRLRESEDRYRTIVENINDALFIHDFQGRILDVNETACRMVGHAREVLVGANLATIVQPETARRQSQRMAQLMENGSVVFETDLVRKDGTSTPVEVSAKVVTQESGGIVQGFARDISERKQFEAELVRKNEQLRKSIAEKDQFFSIIAHDLRSPFMGFLVFIRLLTQSDHRFEPTRIQRLCTDMKQSAESLYALLENLLEWAAMQRGAAVFAPKDHRLIDLVEECIDLMQGVAHHKNVMLTHVVPDDLAVFADTSMLNTVLRNLLSNAVKYSETGGTVLVAARQNNGAVQISVQDTGIGMDQKVMSRLFVLDQVSSRKGTTGENGTGLGLILCKDFVEKHGGRIWARSEPNQGSTFTFTLPDMAARAAREAD is encoded by the coding sequence ATGAACCCCGGACAACGCATCCTCGTGGTCGAGGACGACGCCATCCTCGCATTAACGCTGGAAACCATGCTGGACAAACTGGGATACACCGCGCTGCGGCCCGTGGCCCGGGGGGAGGACGCCGTGGCCGCGGCCACGACCGAACAGCCGGATCTCATGCTCATGGATATCCGGCTGGCCGGAGAGATGGACGGGGTCACCGCGGCCCGGCGGATCAGGTCCTTCTCCGAGATACCCGTCGTCTTCCTGTCCAGCCATTCCGAGGATGCTCTCCTTCGGCAGGCCAAGGCCAGCAACCCTTACGGCTATCTGGTCAAACCGGTCTCGGAGCGTGAGCTGGCGGCCTGTCTGGAGATGGCCCTGCACCGGCACGCCATGGACATGCGGTTGCGGGAGAGCGAGGACCGGTACCGGACCATCGTGGAGAACATCAACGACGCCCTTTTCATCCACGATTTTCAGGGCAGGATACTCGACGTCAACGAAACGGCCTGCCGCATGGTCGGACATGCCCGGGAAGTGCTTGTCGGCGCGAACTTGGCAACAATCGTCCAACCGGAAACCGCACGGCGCCAATCCCAACGCATGGCGCAACTGATGGAGAATGGAAGCGTCGTTTTTGAAACAGACCTGGTCCGCAAGGATGGGACCAGTACGCCCGTGGAAGTCAGCGCCAAAGTGGTGACCCAGGAATCAGGCGGCATTGTGCAGGGTTTTGCGCGGGATATCAGCGAGCGCAAACAATTCGAGGCGGAACTCGTCCGCAAGAATGAACAACTGCGAAAAAGCATCGCCGAGAAGGACCAATTTTTTTCCATCATTGCCCATGACCTTCGATCGCCTTTTATGGGCTTTCTCGTCTTCATCCGGCTGCTCACGCAATCCGACCACAGGTTCGAGCCGACCAGAATACAACGGCTCTGCACGGACATGAAGCAGTCCGCGGAAAGCCTCTACGCCCTGTTGGAAAATCTCCTGGAATGGGCTGCGATGCAACGAGGCGCGGCGGTTTTCGCACCAAAGGACCACAGATTGATCGACCTGGTCGAAGAGTGCATCGATCTGATGCAGGGAGTCGCACACCACAAGAACGTCATGCTCACTCACGTCGTTCCGGATGATCTGGCCGTGTTTGCCGATACGTCGATGCTCAACACGGTCCTGCGCAACCTGCTTTCCAATGCCGTCAAGTATTCTGAAACAGGTGGCACGGTGCTGGTCGCCGCGCGGCAAAATAACGGCGCGGTACAGATTTCCGTCCAGGACACGGGGATCGGCATGGACCAGAAAGTCATGTCCAGACTGTTCGTCCTGGATCAGGTCAGCTCACGAAAAGGAACCACAGGCGAAAACGGCACCGGGCTGGGACTGATCCTGTGTAAGGATTTCGTGGAGAAACACGGCGGACGAATCTGGGCGCGAAGCGAGCCGAACCAGGGATCGACCTTCACCTTCACCCTGCCTGACATGGCGGCGCGAGCCGCGCGGGAAGCGGACTGA
- a CDS encoding HPr family phosphocarrier protein: MIVRKVSIQNKYGLHARPAAVLARKAQAYNCAITLRCARKSADAKSILDVLSLALGPGVQVDVAATGDDADKAVRDIYDLFENGMGEDTNRCSAWSADIARDLKQQGDARCR, from the coding sequence ATGATCGTCAGGAAAGTCTCCATCCAGAACAAGTACGGTTTGCATGCCCGTCCGGCCGCGGTCCTGGCCAGGAAGGCGCAGGCCTACAATTGCGCCATCACCCTGCGTTGTGCCCGGAAGTCGGCGGATGCCAAGAGCATCCTGGACGTTCTGTCTCTCGCTCTCGGGCCGGGCGTACAGGTGGATGTCGCGGCAACGGGCGACGATGCCGATAAAGCCGTGCGGGATATTTACGACCTGTTCGAAAACGGAATGGGAGAGGACACGAACCGATGTTCCGCCTGGAGCGCCGACATTGCCCGGGATCTCAAACAACAAGGAGACGCGCGATGCCGCTGA
- a CDS encoding cysteine peptidase family C39 domain-containing protein has protein sequence MLSNSLRAIVLLGLVLLVLGCGLHPRISPAPGHVQEQFADGIFLDVPFVPQNQENDCGPAALASLLTHRNHALPLATITAEVFTPALGRTLLPDMENYARSLGLSPVTGRGDLDFLEQRINAGDPVVLLLDMGRMTTSQGHYVVLVGHAPEGFLMHSGHEAYRFMAADTLKQRWSRMNNLYLYLE, from the coding sequence TTGTTATCCAATAGCTTGCGGGCAATCGTCCTGCTCGGCCTGGTTCTTCTGGTTTTGGGGTGCGGCTTGCATCCGCGGATTTCACCTGCGCCGGGGCACGTCCAGGAGCAGTTCGCCGACGGCATATTTCTGGATGTTCCTTTTGTACCCCAAAACCAGGAGAATGACTGTGGTCCGGCCGCCCTGGCGTCCCTTCTGACCCACCGGAATCATGCCCTCCCCTTGGCAACGATTACCGCGGAGGTCTTCACGCCGGCCTTGGGCAGGACCCTACTTCCGGACATGGAAAATTACGCCCGGAGTCTGGGCCTGTCTCCTGTCACGGGACGTGGCGATCTCGATTTTCTCGAGCAGCGGATCAATGCCGGCGATCCGGTCGTTTTACTCCTGGATATGGGGCGGATGACGACCAGCCAGGGACATTACGTAGTCCTCGTCGGCCATGCTCCGGAAGGGTTCTTGATGCATTCCGGCCACGAGGCATATCGCTTCATGGCCGCGGATACGCTCAAGCAGCGCTGGAGCCGGATGAACAACCTCTATCTGTACCTGGAGTGA
- a CDS encoding PA2779 family protein, producing MSWQKRILNARLCWAVLTVFCFFSFIPPNAEAFLAQSRLSSGEIISERTAQIATIQGALEHKIVSQRLQDYGMSKAEVVAKLDTLSDEQLHQLATLSGDVGGGVIGAVIGVLLIILLVVVILRVSDRRIVIQ from the coding sequence ATGTCGTGGCAAAAAAGGATTCTCAACGCTCGATTGTGTTGGGCTGTGCTGACCGTCTTTTGTTTTTTCTCTTTTATTCCGCCCAATGCCGAGGCGTTTCTCGCCCAGAGTCGCCTCTCGTCCGGTGAAATCATTTCCGAGCGAACAGCGCAAATTGCAACCATTCAAGGGGCCCTGGAGCATAAAATCGTCTCCCAGCGCCTTCAGGACTACGGCATGAGCAAGGCCGAGGTCGTCGCCAAACTCGACACCTTGAGCGACGAGCAACTGCATCAACTGGCGACGCTTTCCGGGGATGTCGGAGGCGGTGTCATCGGCGCGGTCATCGGCGTTCTCCTGATCATCCTGCTGGTCGTCGTCATCCTTCGCGTGAGCGATCGGCGCATTGTTATCCAATAG
- a CDS encoding AMP-binding protein, whose product MQRNPSRKLEDSLAELAGCLEQTGDVPAVVGFTRDSSETWSAHDIGDAAGRLAQGLRDQGVGPGQRVLLLAPASARFIVATLAVLRIGAVMTPVDVQASDENLTHVFKASRMRLVFTTKRIARRLAQLDPPPDAPTYLLDVEDAEDQTDLEQEVASTAQSWKRLLADTPDKPARPEADDIAVLFYTSGTTGPPKGVPLSHQNILSQVRMIQDSGLLVDGDRLLLPLPLHHVYPVVIGMLAPLALNIPIILPRALVGKEITRALREGQATIILGVPRLYSTIFQGIQDRVASSGRLSALVFSILLAFSRLCARHGRRPGRALFKTLHQRVGPGLRLLASGGSPLDPELGRNLEALGWPVAVGYGLTETSPLLTLRYPDEGRYESVGRAVKGVELRIDPSVLPEKESEDEDGRKAQEGVGELLAKGPGVFSGYDDLPEKTAESFADGWFRTGDMARIDEDGYVYPRGRVSTMIVLESAENIDPEKIEEAYAGCAEAAEIGVLEDAGRLAALVVPAKDVSRSHPERELVEIVRKALDRHGAGLPSHHRISKIELTHSPLDRTRLGKLKRKQLKEAYEAAKKGDKGREQQRSGPVPPSAMNSEDRALLEDARVRKLWDMLARRYKDGPLSPESSIEHDLGVDSLGWVELSLAIEDVVGVSLDEDQFQRIATVHDLMETVAESDAEEASGGVRRFLEQPELIIPEHRQRLANPRGWARLVIATPFHILLSGIMRILFRVEGRNLENVPRSGRFVLLPNHVSYLDPFAIGVVLGYARARRCFWAGESGVVARNAVLRTLSRIAQIIPIEREKGPTSSLAFGALVLKQGHPLVWFPEGHRSPDGTLQPFRQGIGLLLGEYDPPVIPVFIQGTEQALPPGRFLPRPSKIIVHFGKPIDVAMLRSAAKENGEGQDRHKRITTILEKTVARLRDEAVQAPRA is encoded by the coding sequence ATGCAACGCAATCCATCCCGCAAACTCGAAGACTCCCTGGCCGAACTGGCCGGATGTCTGGAACAGACCGGCGATGTTCCGGCGGTGGTCGGTTTTACCAGAGACTCCAGCGAAACTTGGTCCGCTCACGACATTGGGGATGCGGCCGGTCGGCTGGCCCAGGGGTTGCGCGATCAAGGCGTTGGGCCCGGACAACGAGTGCTGCTGCTTGCTCCCGCCTCGGCGCGGTTCATCGTGGCCACCCTGGCCGTGCTCCGAATCGGCGCGGTCATGACCCCCGTGGACGTCCAGGCAAGCGACGAAAACCTGACCCATGTGTTCAAGGCCAGCCGGATGCGGCTGGTTTTCACCACGAAACGCATCGCCCGACGCCTCGCGCAACTCGACCCTCCCCCGGATGCGCCGACATATCTTCTGGATGTGGAAGACGCCGAAGATCAGACGGATTTGGAACAGGAGGTGGCATCCACGGCTCAAAGCTGGAAGCGCCTCCTGGCGGACACCCCCGACAAGCCGGCTCGGCCCGAAGCGGACGACATCGCGGTGCTCTTCTACACCTCGGGCACCACGGGGCCGCCCAAGGGCGTGCCCCTGTCGCACCAAAACATCCTTTCCCAGGTACGCATGATCCAGGATTCCGGGCTGCTCGTGGACGGCGACCGGCTCCTGCTGCCGCTGCCCCTGCACCACGTCTATCCCGTGGTCATCGGCATGCTGGCCCCGCTGGCTCTGAATATTCCCATTATTCTGCCCCGCGCCCTTGTCGGCAAGGAAATCACCCGGGCTCTGCGCGAGGGCCAAGCCACCATCATCCTCGGGGTTCCCAGGCTGTACAGCACCATTTTCCAGGGAATTCAGGACCGGGTTGCCTCTTCCGGGCGATTGTCCGCGCTCGTCTTTTCCATCCTGCTTGCCTTTAGTCGCCTTTGCGCCAGGCATGGACGGCGGCCGGGCCGCGCGCTGTTCAAGACCCTCCATCAGCGAGTCGGCCCCGGCCTGCGCCTGCTCGCTTCCGGGGGATCGCCGCTGGACCCGGAACTGGGTCGCAATCTGGAGGCCCTGGGCTGGCCCGTGGCCGTGGGCTACGGCCTGACCGAAACATCGCCCCTGCTCACCCTGAGATACCCTGATGAAGGCCGGTACGAATCCGTGGGCCGGGCCGTCAAGGGCGTCGAATTGCGGATCGATCCGTCCGTTCTCCCCGAGAAGGAATCAGAAGACGAGGACGGCCGGAAAGCTCAGGAAGGGGTGGGGGAGCTTCTGGCAAAGGGGCCCGGCGTGTTCTCCGGTTACGACGACTTGCCGGAGAAAACCGCGGAGAGCTTTGCTGACGGCTGGTTCCGGACCGGCGACATGGCTCGAATCGACGAGGACGGCTACGTGTATCCGCGGGGGCGGGTTTCCACGATGATCGTTCTGGAAAGCGCTGAGAACATCGATCCGGAAAAGATCGAGGAGGCCTATGCGGGGTGCGCAGAGGCGGCCGAGATCGGCGTGCTGGAGGACGCAGGCCGACTGGCCGCGCTGGTCGTGCCCGCCAAGGATGTTTCGCGAAGTCACCCGGAACGGGAGTTGGTCGAAATCGTGCGCAAGGCTCTGGACCGGCATGGAGCGGGGCTGCCGTCGCATCACCGGATATCCAAAATCGAGCTGACGCATTCGCCTCTGGATCGGACCCGGCTCGGAAAGCTGAAGCGCAAGCAGCTGAAAGAAGCCTACGAGGCGGCCAAGAAAGGGGATAAAGGCCGTGAGCAACAGCGCTCCGGTCCCGTTCCCCCCAGCGCCATGAACAGCGAGGACCGGGCCTTGCTGGAAGACGCCCGGGTGCGGAAACTCTGGGACATGCTGGCCCGTCGGTACAAGGACGGTCCGCTCTCTCCCGAATCCAGCATCGAACATGATCTGGGCGTGGATTCGCTGGGCTGGGTCGAGCTCTCCCTGGCCATTGAGGACGTGGTCGGGGTCAGCCTGGATGAGGACCAGTTCCAGCGGATCGCCACGGTTCATGATTTGATGGAGACGGTCGCCGAGTCCGACGCGGAGGAGGCTTCAGGCGGAGTAAGGCGTTTTCTGGAGCAACCGGAACTGATCATTCCCGAACACCGACAACGACTGGCCAACCCGCGCGGATGGGCGCGCCTAGTTATCGCCACCCCGTTCCATATCCTCCTGTCCGGTATCATGCGCATCCTCTTCCGCGTGGAAGGGAGAAACCTTGAAAACGTCCCCCGGAGCGGCCGGTTTGTCTTGTTGCCAAACCACGTCAGTTATCTGGATCCGTTCGCCATCGGTGTTGTTCTCGGATATGCCCGGGCCCGGCGGTGCTTCTGGGCAGGCGAGTCGGGAGTCGTTGCCCGCAACGCCGTGCTCCGGACCCTCAGCCGGATCGCCCAGATCATACCCATCGAACGGGAGAAAGGGCCGACCTCCAGCCTGGCTTTCGGCGCGCTGGTCCTGAAACAGGGCCACCCCTTGGTTTGGTTTCCCGAGGGACATCGCTCTCCGGACGGGACCCTGCAGCCTTTCCGGCAAGGTATCGGGCTGCTGCTGGGAGAATATGATCCTCCGGTCATTCCCGTGTTCATCCAGGGGACCGAACAGGCCCTGCCGCCAGGACGGTTTCTGCCTCGGCCCAGCAAGATTATCGTTCACTTCGGAAAACCCATCGATGTCGCAATGCTGCGCAGTGCGGCTAAAGAGAACGGGGAGGGGCAAGATCGGCACAAACGGATCACTACGATTCTGGAAAAGACCGTCGCCCGCCTTCGCGATGAGGCCGTCCAAGCACCTCGAGCCTGA
- a CDS encoding histidine kinase dimerization/phosphoacceptor domain -containing protein, which yields MLRADSDTNAVLQDLGGGIKSIALVPERLYRYENLSRIDFQGYLETLLNDLCLALAPSRNISRVAQAHGVELGLGIAVPYGLIANELATNALKYAFPGDKTHSGLSSSEIRAGQARCLAHPGHFSLTYRRRGRKIQEFPHRHKID from the coding sequence ATGCTCCGGGCGGATTCGGACACGAACGCGGTGTTGCAGGATCTGGGCGGCGGGATCAAGTCCATCGCCCTTGTCCCCGAACGACTCTATCGCTACGAAAACCTGTCCCGGATCGATTTTCAGGGCTACCTCGAAACCCTGTTGAACGACCTCTGCCTTGCCCTGGCCCCAAGCCGGAACATCTCCCGCGTCGCGCAGGCGCACGGCGTCGAGCTCGGCCTGGGCATCGCCGTTCCCTACGGCCTGATCGCCAACGAACTGGCAACCAACGCCTTGAAGTATGCTTTTCCCGGCGACAAAACCCATTCCGGCCTGTCTTCCTCGGAAATCCGGGCCGGACAGGCAAGATGCTTGGCCCACCCAGGTCATTTCTCCCTGACCTACCGTCGCCGGGGGCGGAAGATACAGGAATTTCCTCATCGTCACAAGATTGATTGA
- a CDS encoding sigma-54 dependent transcriptional regulator encodes MADILIIDDDQLFSVALAEVLAGEEHRVSHAPTLAEGFALARSGDFSLIFLDLQLPDGYGMDVLPDLKSLPDSPEIIVITGSLEAELAQTAIGKGAWDFIKKTSTQLEMKLSCTRALEYRKTRLASLPVHREGIIGNSPALRRCLEQMAQAAKSETEVLLLGETGTGKELFARALHANSPRRDKELVVVDCAAMTETIAGSELFGYRRGAFTGALTDRTGLIQRAHKGTLFLDEVSELPPALQKSFLRVLESRTFRPLGQSHELVSNFRLVCASNRDLDEMTRQGEFREDLLFRLRTVTIHLPPLRDRLDDLDELVRHHLEAVCRHSRLPGKAASPELMNLFARHDWPGNVRELVNTLKALAASAPLERVLYPAHLPRELHVRFLKARPTGAQPEASPPPGKAPEPNKTSPEHFNLDWKAYCARIRETAEKDYLINLMQVSGNSIKKAVLHSGLSQARLYGLLKKYNVPRPGRSP; translated from the coding sequence ATGGCCGACATTTTGATCATCGACGACGACCAGTTGTTCAGCGTGGCCCTTGCCGAGGTCCTGGCCGGCGAGGAACATCGCGTTTCCCACGCGCCGACCCTGGCCGAGGGGTTCGCTCTGGCCCGGTCCGGCGACTTCAGCCTGATTTTTCTGGATCTGCAACTGCCCGACGGGTACGGCATGGACGTGCTTCCGGACCTCAAAAGCCTGCCGGACTCGCCGGAGATCATCGTCATCACCGGCTCCCTGGAGGCGGAGCTGGCACAGACGGCCATCGGCAAAGGGGCCTGGGACTTCATCAAGAAGACCAGCACCCAGTTGGAGATGAAGCTGTCGTGCACCAGGGCCCTGGAATACCGCAAGACCAGGCTGGCCTCGCTGCCGGTGCATCGCGAGGGGATCATCGGAAACAGTCCTGCCTTGCGGCGCTGCCTGGAACAAATGGCCCAGGCCGCGAAAAGCGAGACGGAGGTCCTGTTGCTGGGCGAGACGGGAACGGGCAAGGAACTGTTCGCCCGGGCCCTGCACGCCAACAGTCCACGCAGGGACAAGGAATTGGTAGTCGTGGACTGCGCGGCCATGACCGAGACCATCGCGGGCAGCGAACTGTTCGGGTATCGCCGGGGGGCCTTCACCGGCGCGCTTACGGACAGGACCGGGCTGATCCAGCGGGCCCACAAGGGCACCTTGTTCCTGGACGAGGTCAGCGAGCTGCCGCCCGCGCTGCAGAAGAGTTTTCTGCGGGTCCTGGAAAGCAGAACGTTTCGCCCTCTGGGCCAAAGCCACGAGCTGGTCAGCAACTTTCGCCTAGTCTGCGCGAGCAACCGCGACCTGGACGAGATGACGCGACAAGGGGAATTCCGCGAGGACCTGCTGTTCAGGCTGCGGACCGTGACCATCCATCTCCCGCCGCTGCGGGATCGCCTCGACGACCTGGACGAACTGGTCCGCCATCACCTGGAGGCCGTCTGCCGCCATTCACGGCTGCCGGGCAAGGCCGCCTCGCCCGAATTGATGAATCTTTTCGCCCGGCACGACTGGCCGGGCAACGTGCGCGAACTGGTGAACACCCTGAAGGCTCTGGCGGCTTCCGCGCCCCTGGAACGGGTCCTTTATCCCGCGCATCTGCCCAGGGAACTGCATGTCCGGTTTCTCAAGGCCAGGCCGACCGGTGCCCAGCCGGAAGCGTCGCCTCCGCCCGGAAAAGCGCCTGAGCCGAACAAAACCTCGCCGGAGCACTTCAACCTTGACTGGAAGGCATACTGCGCCCGAATCCGGGAAACAGCGGAAAAAGATTATCTGATCAATCTGATGCAGGTCTCCGGCAACAGCATCAAAAAGGCCGTGCTGCACTCCGGCCTCAGCCAAGCCAGGCTCTACGGCCTGCTCAAGAAATACAACGTTCCCCGCCCCGGCAGGTCGCCCTGA
- a CDS encoding PLDc N-terminal domain-containing protein produces MRIEVGGIFGLIILIACVWAIIQTVQSNASNGSKVIWVVLILILPLLGLIIWLFAGPRAAGSRVR; encoded by the coding sequence ATGAGAATTGAAGTGGGTGGAATCTTCGGGCTGATCATTCTGATCGCCTGTGTCTGGGCCATCATTCAGACGGTTCAAAGCAATGCGTCCAACGGGTCGAAAGTCATCTGGGTGGTGTTGATCCTCATTCTCCCGCTGCTCGGACTGATCATCTGGCTCTTTGCCGGGCCGCGAGCAGCCGGATCCAGGGTGCGCTGA
- a CDS encoding histidine kinase dimerization/phosphoacceptor domain -containing protein, whose translation MPKRIFLLLAVFWTILLVILAGMVYRHAHSTTFDVAVASARDTFSRDLLYRLWAAKKGGLYVHLSPETPPNPYLSHIPDRDIATPSGRQLTLVNPAYMTRQVHELGKDLYGLRGTITGLRPLRPENVPDEWEKEALLAFEQGESEVVSLESMDDELFLRFMRPMFTETGCLKCHAEQGYKVGDIQGGISVSVPWEESDRNLRELRRTMVFAFGPIWLFGMLGLLLARQRIHHHFLARLRTDDALRDSLAEKEMLLREVHHRVKNNLAVVTALLIMQRSNVTDPAGAAALLDLEGRIKSMALVHEKLYHSANLARIDCQDYLETFLQELRQSLDIRGDIRFIADAQGVSLELDMAISCGMIINELVTNAFKYAFPEGEARNGGGDCEIRVAMRAANGRCTLEVVDNGVGIPADVDPLSAQSYGLRLVRMIATHQFSGHIEVDRSEGTRIAITIEAREGKT comes from the coding sequence ATGCCGAAGAGGATTTTTTTGCTGCTGGCCGTGTTCTGGACGATTCTCCTGGTGATCCTGGCCGGGATGGTCTATCGCCATGCCCATTCCACGACCTTCGACGTGGCCGTGGCCAGCGCCCGGGATACTTTCTCCAGGGACCTGCTGTACCGTCTATGGGCCGCCAAAAAGGGCGGCCTGTACGTGCATCTTTCTCCCGAGACGCCTCCCAACCCTTACCTGTCCCATATTCCGGACCGGGACATCGCCACGCCCTCGGGACGGCAACTGACCCTGGTCAACCCGGCCTACATGACCCGGCAGGTTCATGAACTGGGCAAGGATCTGTACGGGTTGCGCGGGACCATCACCGGTCTGCGCCCGCTGCGGCCGGAAAACGTGCCGGACGAATGGGAAAAAGAGGCCCTGTTGGCTTTTGAACAGGGAGAAAGCGAGGTTGTCTCCCTGGAAAGCATGGACGACGAGCTGTTCCTGCGGTTCATGCGCCCCATGTTCACGGAAACAGGATGTCTGAAGTGCCATGCCGAACAGGGCTACAAGGTCGGCGATATCCAGGGCGGGATCAGTGTTTCCGTGCCCTGGGAAGAATCCGACCGGAACCTTCGGGAACTGCGGCGGACCATGGTTTTCGCCTTCGGGCCGATCTGGCTTTTCGGAATGTTGGGGCTGTTGCTCGCCCGGCAGCGCATCCATCACCATTTTCTCGCACGCCTGCGCACGGACGACGCGCTTCGGGATTCCCTCGCGGAAAAGGAGATGCTCCTGCGGGAGGTGCACCACCGGGTCAAGAACAACCTGGCCGTGGTCACGGCCCTGCTGATTATGCAGCGATCAAACGTCACCGATCCGGCCGGGGCCGCGGCCCTGCTGGATCTGGAGGGCCGGATCAAATCCATGGCCCTTGTCCACGAAAAACTGTACCACAGCGCCAATCTGGCCCGCATCGACTGCCAGGACTATCTGGAAACCTTTCTACAGGAACTGCGTCAGTCCTTGGACATCCGGGGCGACATCCGCTTCATCGCCGATGCCCAGGGCGTCAGCCTGGAGCTGGACATGGCCATCTCCTGCGGGATGATCATCAACGAACTCGTGACCAACGCCTTCAAGTACGCCTTTCCCGAAGGAGAAGCCCGGAATGGAGGAGGCGACTGTGAAATCAGGGTGGCCATGCGCGCGGCGAACGGACGATGTACCCTGGAGGTGGTGGACAACGGCGTGGGAATCCCCGCGGACGTCGATCCGTTGTCGGCGCAATCCTACGGACTGCGCCTGGTTCGAATGATCGCCACGCACCAGTTTTCCGGGCATATTGAGGTGGACCGTTCGGAAGGAACCAGGATCGCCATAACCATTGAAGCCCGGGAAGGGAAAACATGA
- a CDS encoding tetratricopeptide repeat protein, which translates to MRVGVIMLCGLLLGISACSLPRITVLSDPLTAAEHNDLGVAYEASGDRGLALAAYAAAFAKDRAWDQPLINHGNIHAAMGNWTDAATSYRRALRRNPGNPEAMNNLAYVLLQVNDTRQAMKWSERAVAVSPGNVAFISTRALILAELGETAEAADILEQALLRLSPDDPLRQAVQKLADELSADRPTLSQ; encoded by the coding sequence GTGCGCGTCGGCGTCATCATGCTCTGCGGTCTGCTCCTGGGAATTTCGGCCTGTTCGCTCCCGCGGATCACCGTGCTCTCCGATCCGCTCACGGCAGCGGAGCATAACGACCTCGGAGTCGCATACGAAGCTTCCGGAGACCGAGGCCTGGCCCTTGCGGCGTACGCCGCCGCCTTTGCAAAAGACCGAGCTTGGGATCAACCTCTGATCAATCATGGCAATATCCATGCGGCCATGGGCAACTGGACGGATGCCGCGACCAGTTACCGGCGCGCCCTGCGTCGCAACCCGGGCAACCCGGAAGCCATGAACAACCTCGCCTACGTCCTCCTTCAGGTGAATGATACCCGCCAGGCCATGAAATGGTCTGAGCGGGCCGTTGCCGTCTCACCTGGAAACGTCGCCTTCATCAGCACCCGGGCCTTGATCCTCGCGGAACTGGGAGAGACCGCGGAGGCCGCGGATATTCTGGAACAGGCTCTTCTCCGGCTCTCCCCTGATGATCCGTTACGTCAAGCCGTCCAAAAGCTGGCTGACGAGCTTTCAGCGGACCGCCCGACATTATCTCAATGA